ATCGCGCCGTGCGCACCGACCAGGATGGACCCGTCGACGGCGAGCGCGACCGCGTAGACCGGGTGTTCGACCGGGATGCGGTGCAGCTGCGCGCCGGCCGCCAGGTCCCACACGCGCACCGTGCCGTCGAAGCCGCCGGTCACGGCTATCGCCCGGCCGTCCGGGTGCCGTCCACATGAGATGGTGCGGGCGTCGCGGTAGTGCCCCGGCAGAGGGTCGCCCGCGGGCGCGCCGCCGTCGAGCCGGTAGCGGTGCAGCCGGCCGGCCCCGTCCAGCGCGACGGCGAGGTCGCCGGCGAGGTCGAGCGTCCACAGTGGCTCGTCGCCGGCGCGGGGCAGGACGGCGATCGGGCGGGCGCCGGCCGCGTCGTACACGTGGAGGTCCTGCCCGGTCGTGGCGACGACCACCCGGCGGTCGCCGGCGACCGCCCGCCCCCATCCGGGCAGGCGCGTCGCGGCGAGCGGCTGCCCGCTCGCCAGGCACCACCAGCGCAGCCAGCCGAGGTCGCCGATGGAGACCGCGACGGGGCGCCCGTCGTCGAGGAGCGTCGCGGTGACGTCGCGCACCGGCTCCGGTCCGGGCGGCCCGCCGGGCACGCCGGCCGGGCGGTACACGCCGGTGCCGGGCAGCTCGTCCGCCACCGGCATCACGATCGTGCGCAGCAGCGCGCCGGAGTCCACGTCGAACACGCACAGCCGCCCGTCCAGACCGCCGGTCACGGCGAGCGGTGGGCTGTCAGGGGGCTTTACGCAGGCGACGGACGCCGCGTCGTGCGCGTCGTGCAGCGCGGCCGGCGGTGGCGCGCCCTCGGCCAGGTCCCAGGCGCCGATCCGTCCATTGTGGTGGGCGACCACCGCGACCGGGCACCCGTCCGAGCGGACCGCGCAGGCGGCGGCCGCCGGCGACGCGACGGGTACGGGCGGCTCCACCGGACCGCCGCCGAGCGGCCAGGCGCGGACCACGCCGTCTGAGCCGCCGGTCAGCCGGCAGCCGCGCGCCTCGGCGGTGGGCGGCCCGGCGGGTGCGGGCGGCGGGGGTGAGGGGTGCTCGCGCAGGCGGGGCGGTTCGCCGGTGACGGCCCAGCCGCGCACGGCACCGCCGCTGGTGACCACGTCGAACATGCTCCAGTCCGTGGTGGTCACCGTCTCCTCGACGCCGGTCAGCACGGGGACGCCGTCCGGGCGGGTGAGCGCGGACAGCGACCGCAGCGGGAAGGCCAGCGCCACCCGGTCCCGCTCGACCGGGGCCCCCTCGGCCGCCTCCCAGAGCCGCAGCACCGTCCCGTCGGTACCGGCCAGCACGTGCCGCCCGCCGCCGGTCGTGGCGCCCACGCTCGCCTCGCCGCTACCCCGCACGAGCGGCTCGCCGGTGTCGAGGTCCCACACGCCGTACTCGCCGGACTCCGCCACCGCGCCCACCACACCGGCGACCGTCCACAGTGCGACGACCGGCCCGCGCAGCGCCGCGACCGTGCGGTGCGGTGCCTCCTCGACGGGCAGCAGCCAGCGGGCCGACCACGGCAGCCGACCCTCGTACGCGAGGCGGTCGGCGAGCTGGTCCGCCCCGATCCGCCGGGCGGCGAGCTGCAGCTGGGCGGGCGCGTCCGGCTCCCGCAGGTACGCGCCGGCCCGGCCGCGCGCGGCGTGCTCCACTAGCGCGGGATGAGCGGTTCGGCCTCCGCTGCGTCGGGGCAGGCGTGGAGGATGATGTCGTCGCAGACGTGGGTGGTCATGGCTTCCCCTCGGCCGCCGGGGTGCGGGCGATCACCACGCTAGCGCGTGGCCCGGCGCTTCTCGCCCGGCGCGGGTGTCGCGCTCAGCCGGCCAGGGCGGCGCGCACGTGGGTGCGCAGCTCGACCGCCACGTCGTCGATCGGCTGGGCGTCGCGCTGGGCGCGGGCCAGCAGCAGCGCCCCCTCGGCGGCCGCCACCACGAAGTGGGCCAGCCGCCGCGCCTGCGCCGGCGTGGCGCCCTCCCGGCCGAAGACGTCGGCCAGGGCGTCCCGCCACCGCTCGAACGCCACCGCCACCGACGTGCGGATCGGCTCCTCCGCGATGCCGAGGTCGAGCGTGACGCCGGCGATCGCGCAGCCGGCCGTGAAGTCGCTGGCCACGAGGCTGTCCCGGGACGCGGCGACGAACAGGTCGAGCACGTCGAGCGCCGACCCGGCGGCGACGGCGCGGTCGAGGGCGCGGATGGTGCGTTCCGCGTACCAGTGGATGGCCTCGCGGGCCAGCTGCTGCTTGCCCTCCGGGAAGTGGTGGTAGATCGAGCCGCGCGGGGCGCCGCTGCGCTCGATCACGTCGTGGAACGAGGTCGCCGCGTACCCCCGCTCGCGGAAGAGCTCGACCGCCGCGCGGACCATCCGCTCCCGGCTGCTGGTTGCTGGCACGTCATCTCCCTTGACTATGACGGTCATCATAGCCGACGATCGGAGCTGATTATGACGACCGTCATAAAAGGGGAGGTGGCCACGTGGCCACGATGCCGCAGCTCGTGCTCAACAAGCCCGGCGACGCCGACTGGACCGAGGTCGCGGTGCCCCGACTCCGCGGCGACGGCGAGGCGCTCGTCCGCCCGGTCGCGGTCGCCACCTGCGACCTCGACACGGCCATCAACGCGGGCGTGTTCCCGATGGAGCTGCCCTACGCGGTGGGGCACGAGTTCGTCGCCGAGGTCGTCGAGGTCTCCGGCGGCGTGCGGACGGTGCGGCCGGGCGACGTGGTGGCGGTGCCGTTCCAGATCTCGTGCGGCCGGTGCGGGCGGTGCCTGCGGCGGCAGACACGCGACTGCGCGAGCGTCCCACCCTCGTCGATGTACGGGCTGGGCACGCTCGGCGGC
This genomic stretch from Phytohabitans houttuyneae harbors:
- a CDS encoding WD40 repeat domain-containing protein, with the translated sequence MEHAARGRAGAYLREPDAPAQLQLAARRIGADQLADRLAYEGRLPWSARWLLPVEEAPHRTVAALRGPVVALWTVAGVVGAVAESGEYGVWDLDTGEPLVRGSGEASVGATTGGGRHVLAGTDGTVLRLWEAAEGAPVERDRVALAFPLRSLSALTRPDGVPVLTGVEETVTTTDWSMFDVVTSGGAVRGWAVTGEPPRLREHPSPPPPAPAGPPTAEARGCRLTGGSDGVVRAWPLGGGPVEPPVPVASPAAAACAVRSDGCPVAVVAHHNGRIGAWDLAEGAPPPAALHDAHDAASVACVKPPDSPPLAVTGGLDGRLCVFDVDSGALLRTIVMPVADELPGTGVYRPAGVPGGPPGPEPVRDVTATLLDDGRPVAVSIGDLGWLRWWCLASGQPLAATRLPGWGRAVAGDRRVVVATTGQDLHVYDAAGARPIAVLPRAGDEPLWTLDLAGDLAVALDGAGRLHRYRLDGGAPAGDPLPGHYRDARTISCGRHPDGRAIAVTGGFDGTVRVWDLAAGAQLHRIPVEHPVYAVALAVDGSILVGAHGAIGVLRLHA
- a CDS encoding TetR/AcrR family transcriptional regulator; protein product: MPATSSRERMVRAAVELFRERGYAATSFHDVIERSGAPRGSIYHHFPEGKQQLAREAIHWYAERTIRALDRAVAAGSALDVLDLFVAASRDSLVASDFTAGCAIAGVTLDLGIAEEPIRTSVAVAFERWRDALADVFGREGATPAQARRLAHFVVAAAEGALLLARAQRDAQPIDDVAVELRTHVRAALAG